One Augochlora pura isolate Apur16 chromosome 10, APUR_v2.2.1, whole genome shotgun sequence DNA window includes the following coding sequences:
- the LOC144476330 gene encoding uncharacterized protein LOC144476330 has product MDRALLFIVLGLVSLACDAAAAKAKGPCKTVADRSTASLILRCSQLTNVSALDRQSSNLKAIEITDSEIPNLPGFTFRRFSQTLVKLDLHGIGIQTIDQSAFRGLTKLEELLLWGNKLVVLDGALFAETPRLKVLDVSFNQIQVIHYQVFTLLPNLESFYFDYNQIKFIDYSMFAYLKNLKNVKFEKNPLNWGYRAHLTWQLDNQRVKYTEEWEDWAWMNAMIKECAEKGHGEIPKDTVLDCVVGELLDFAHEIFSTETRQQKNECTIKAGRVARCMRPRNVTGNADNETIRRILESYVAVLVPTTKSQGRFSMRFLH; this is encoded by the exons ATGGATCGcgcgttattatttattgttctcgGGCTGGTGTCGTTGGCGTGCGACGCAGCCGCCGCCAAGGCGAAGGGACCCTGCAAGACGGTCGCGGATCGCTCGACGGCGTCTTTGATCTTGCGATGCAGCCAGCTGACAAACGTGTCCGCGCTGGATCGGCAGAGCAGCAACCTGAAGGCCATTGAAATCACGGACTCGGAAATACCGAATTTGCCGGG GTTCACCTTTCGAAGATTCAGTCAAACATTGGTGAAGCTGGATCTCCATGGAATAGGCATACAAACGATCGACCAGTCGGCGTTTAGGGGCTTGACGAAGCTGGAAGAGCTGCTACTTTGGGGCAACAAATTGGTG gTGCTGGACGGAGCACTGTTCGCGGAGACGCCGAGACTGAAGGTTCTCGACGTGTCGTTCAACCAGATCCAGGTGATCCACTACCAGGTGTTCACGTTGCTGCCGAATCTGGAGAGCTTCTACTTCGACtacaatcaaattaaattcatcgaCTACTCGATGTTCGCCTACCTAAAAAACCTTAAAAACGTCAAGTTCGAGAAGAACCCGCTAAACTGGGG GTACCGGGCCCACTTAACGTGGCAATTGGACAATCAGCGCGTGAAGTACACCGAAGAATGGGAGGACTGGGCGTGGATGAATGCCATGATCAAAGAATGCGCTGAGAAGGGGCACGGTGAAATACCGAAAGACACGGTCCTCGATTGCGTAGTCGGCGAATTGCTAGACTTCGCGcacgaaatattttccacggaGACGAGGCAACAAAAGAACGAATGTACCATTAAAGCGGGACGGGTGGCGAGGTGCATGAGACCCCGGAATGTTACCGGCAACGCCGATAACGAGACCATCAGGCGGATCCTCGAAAGCTACGTCGCTGTCTTAGTACCGACCACGAAGTCGCAAGGACGATTTTCAATGCGGTTCCTGCATTAA
- the LOC144476561 gene encoding putative RNA-binding protein 46, which translates to MRHTHRRGIVADIAQTRQAIDLIPRYAYYLHALKHTQKYQERHHATAFGLSMERPSHIPKNLESGRGAARVGSWYPGSRSIGFAGASEDRSSVAMESNKSVTSSTSNECQLTIRLLEMLQRTKYELVQENGQRRLTAPEIVRGEKERVKGAEIFLGRLPRDCYEDELMPILEKIGRLSELRLMLDFSGSTRGYAFALFEDSKIARRACNRLDGFEIRPGHRIGVVKSVDNCRLFFGGVPKNKGKEEFLQELNKILDGITDVYLYPSAHDKTQNRGFIFVEFKDHRAAAMARRKLIPGKVTLWEHEIAVDWADPEPGDPIDEEIMKTVTALFVRNLSIEITQQKIREIFQKTTKVPILKLKKINHFAFIHYENRKAAEIVMNIMTKDGGIAQSEGWEISWAKPIGASKMLERQRCINEAFAKTNSYNNEHNRKKQAPLKKQYRKIKIDCNGNQEVDASVVHMSVLQNFIKDKFGARCVFNFLHLGVPPNFVCKITIFKNAQLLLEFHGDVMTTKENAIIDACSKMQNFMRITFQNCQRQNEEQYHELRKLGLNSGSGSPADWSNYINYN; encoded by the exons ATGAGGCATACGCACAGACGAGGTATAGTAGCAGATATAGCACAAACGAG acaAGCTATAGATCTGATACCTCGCTATGCCTATTATTTACACG CCTTAAAACACACGCAAAAGTACCAAGAGCGACACCATGCAACCGCGTTCGGTCTTTCGATGGAAAGACCATCCCATATTCCGAAGAATCTCGAATCGGGTAGGGGGGCAGCGCGAGTCGGCTCTTGGTACCCCGGCAGTCGGTCTATCGGTTTCGCGGGCGCGAGTGAGGATCGAAGCTCCGTCGCGATGGAATCTAACAAGTCTGTGACTTCTTCCACCTCGAACGAGTGCCAGCTAACCATAAGATTGCTGGAGATGCTGCAGAGAACCAAATACGAGCTGGTGCAGGAAAATGGTCAACGACGTCTGACGGCGCCCGAGATCGTGCGCGGCGAGAAGGAACGCGTGAAAGGTGCCGAGATTTTTCTCGGACGTCTGCCCCGCGACTGTTACGAGGACGAATTGATGCCGATCCTCGAGAAAATCGGTCGGCTTAGCGAGCTTAGATTGATGCTCGACTTTTCCGGGTCCACCCGCGGTTACGCGTTCGCGTTGTTCGAGGATTCGAAAATCGCGAGACGAGCTTGCAATCGGCTCGACGGTTTCGAGATCAGACCCGGCCATCGTATCGGCGTCGTCAAATCGGTGGACAATTGCCGGCTGTTTTTCGGCGGTGTGCCGAAGAACAAAGGCAAGGAGGAGTTCCTGCAGGAGCTGAATAAGATCCTTGACGGCATCACCGACGTCTATCTGTACCCCAGCGCCCATGACAAGACCCAGAACCGTGGATTCATTTTCGTCGAATTTAAAGATCACAGGGCTGCCGCGATGGCTAGACGAAAATTAATCCCGGGGAAAGTTACGCTCTGGGAGCATGAAATTGCGGTCGATTGGGCTGATCCGGAACCTGGAGACCCTATTGACGAGGAGATCATGAAAACT GTTACGGCGCTTTTCGTGCGGAACTTGTCGATCGAGATTACGCAACAgaaaattcgagaaatatttcagaagACGACCAAGGTCCCTATCCTGAAGCTGAAGAAGATTAATCACTTCGCGTTCATCCACTATGAAAATCGTAAAGCAGCAGAGATCGTAATGAACATTATGACAA AAGATGGTGGCATCGCTCAGTCCGAAGGCTGGGAAATTAGTTGGGCGAAACCGATCGGGGCCTCGAAGATGCTGGAAAGGCAGCGATGCATCAATGAAGCATTTGCTAAAACGAATTCGTATAATAATGAACACAACCGGAAGAAACAAGCTCCGCTGAAGAAGCAATACCGAAAAATTAAGATAGACTGCAATGGTAATCAAGAAGTAGACGCCTCGGTGGTGCACATGAGcgttttgcaaaattttattaaagacaAGTTCGGCGCACGTTGCGTGTTCAACTTCCTGCATCTTGGTGTTCCGCCGAATTTTGTTTGCAAG attacaattttcaaaaatgcgCAGCTTCTTCTCGAGTTCCACGGCGACGTGATGACCACGAAGGAAAACGCGATCATCGACGCGTGTTCAAAGATGCAGAATTTCATGCGCATTACATTCCAAAATTGCC agcGCCAGAACGAAGAGCAGTATCATGAACTACGAAAATTAGGACTTAATTCTGGGTCTGGATCACCAGCTGACTGGAgcaattacattaattataattaa